A portion of the Deinococcus apachensis DSM 19763 genome contains these proteins:
- a CDS encoding sensor histidine kinase, producing the protein MMDGMSLSPSQDERREGLLADLLSPRTYRTALYVGLALPLGGLVFVLLAAGMLAGVFTLPLLVGAAFLLGTLWLIPGLAEVQRWLAGLLGVHFSRRAPPPAYAGVLPWLRATLGDSATYRALMFHLVQFPLAILCWLVLGVLLGVSVLALASPWWAARPEVFPVTWYGGQVTLTGAGVAGLTLGGVGGLLVTAGVLNLLGRVWAWLAYALLAGPPDENGARREVAALRRAAGRVALGDDLGATLADLAGQARAASSARAVALVAPDGTVRTASGPLHPDLQGPGVSPPAGGADVRYAAGGFTLATLPVVAGGADGGTLRALYLPGTQPGPEELAFLLSIADHAGTALHAAELIRRASERAGEQERARLARELHDSVAQALYGITLGAKTARATLGRDPEKTRASLDYTIRLAEGGVSEMKALLFSLRPDALEEGGLIAALTQNAHALEARHGLTVHASLGREPSLPPAAQAAAYRIAQEALHNVVKHARASRVWLSVREEGEEVTLTVRDDGRGFDPAALPGGTLGQRSMRERAQGAGGTLTVSSAPGAGTTVTLTLPAVPEAVPAGEVRA; encoded by the coding sequence ATGATGGACGGGATGAGCCTCTCACCATCCCAGGACGAGCGCCGGGAAGGCCTGCTCGCCGACCTGCTCAGCCCGCGCACCTACCGCACCGCGCTGTACGTGGGGCTGGCGTTGCCGCTGGGCGGACTGGTGTTTGTGCTGCTGGCGGCGGGGATGCTGGCGGGCGTGTTCACGCTGCCGCTGCTGGTGGGGGCAGCGTTCCTGCTGGGCACCCTGTGGCTGATCCCGGGCCTGGCGGAGGTGCAGCGCTGGCTGGCGGGCCTGCTGGGCGTGCACTTCTCGCGGCGGGCGCCGCCCCCGGCCTACGCGGGCGTGCTGCCCTGGCTACGCGCGACCCTGGGAGACAGCGCCACGTACCGCGCGCTGATGTTCCACCTCGTGCAGTTCCCGCTCGCCATCCTCTGCTGGCTCGTGCTGGGAGTGCTGCTGGGGGTGTCCGTCCTCGCACTCGCTTCGCCCTGGTGGGCCGCCCGGCCCGAGGTCTTCCCCGTGACGTGGTACGGCGGCCAGGTGACCCTCACGGGGGCCGGGGTGGCGGGCCTGACGCTGGGCGGGGTGGGCGGGCTGCTCGTCACGGCGGGGGTGCTCAACCTGCTGGGTCGGGTGTGGGCCTGGCTCGCCTACGCGCTGCTGGCGGGGCCGCCCGACGAGAACGGCGCCCGGCGGGAGGTCGCGGCCCTGCGCCGGGCGGCGGGGCGGGTGGCGCTGGGGGATGACCTGGGGGCCACCCTCGCCGACCTGGCGGGGCAGGCGCGGGCGGCGAGCAGCGCGCGGGCGGTGGCGCTCGTCGCGCCGGACGGCACCGTTCGCACGGCGAGTGGTCCCCTCCATCCCGACCTGCAGGGGCCGGGCGTGTCTCCCCCGGCCGGTGGGGCGGACGTGCGGTACGCGGCGGGGGGCTTCACCCTGGCGACCCTGCCGGTCGTGGCAGGCGGGGCGGACGGAGGCACCCTACGCGCCCTGTACCTGCCCGGCACCCAGCCCGGCCCCGAGGAACTCGCCTTCCTGCTGAGCATCGCGGACCACGCGGGGACAGCCCTGCACGCCGCCGAACTCATCCGGCGGGCCTCCGAGCGGGCGGGGGAACAGGAGCGGGCGCGGCTGGCGCGCGAGCTGCACGACAGCGTGGCGCAGGCGCTGTACGGCATCACCCTGGGGGCCAAGACCGCCCGGGCCACCCTGGGCCGCGACCCGGAAAAGACGCGCGCCAGCCTGGACTACACCATCCGGCTCGCGGAGGGCGGCGTCTCGGAGATGAAGGCCCTGCTCTTCAGCCTGCGCCCCGACGCGCTGGAGGAGGGCGGGCTGATCGCGGCGCTGACCCAGAACGCCCACGCGCTGGAGGCCCGCCACGGCCTGACGGTCCACGCCAGCCTGGGCCGCGAGCCCTCCCTCCCCCCCGCCGCCCAGGCCGCCGCCTACCGGATCGCTCAGGAGGCGCTGCACAACGTGGTCAAGCACGCCCGCGCCTCGCGGGTGTGGCTCTCGGTGCGCGAGGAGGGGGAAGAGGTGACCCTCACCGTGCGGGACGACGGGCGCGGCTTCGATCCGGCGGCCCTGCCCGGCGGCACGCTGGGGCAACGTTCCATGCGCGAGCGGGCGCAGGGGGCGGGCGGCACCCTGACGGTGAGCAGTGCCCCGGGCGCGGGCACGACCGTGACCCTGACCCTCCCCGCGGTTCCCGAGGCCGTTCCCGCCGGGGAGGTGCGCGCGTGA
- a CDS encoding acetoacetate decarboxylase family protein — MSPPPWTLSGSGLLAMYAPAPGRPVGALMLVRYATSPVGPYDELLWVALTRTLFGWRPQVAHIWVSTAESAVWGRHNWGLPKRLAHFAWEQGQVRVTGEDGREVAHLAFRMGGPRLPVTSALIPAPLRTLAQPNLEGGEGWLLTPVGAAGHVTPARLTVLQADGLRPPLRQIRPRLTLGVPDFRLVFPVPRQA; from the coding sequence ATGTCCCCGCCCCCCTGGACGCTGAGCGGCAGCGGTCTGCTCGCCATGTATGCCCCTGCACCCGGCAGACCCGTGGGTGCATTGATGCTGGTGCGCTACGCGACCTCGCCGGTCGGCCCCTACGACGAGTTGCTGTGGGTGGCGCTGACCCGAACGCTCTTTGGTTGGCGCCCGCAGGTGGCTCACATCTGGGTCAGCACGGCGGAAAGCGCGGTGTGGGGGCGGCACAACTGGGGGCTGCCCAAACGCCTCGCGCACTTCGCGTGGGAGCAGGGCCAGGTGCGCGTGACCGGGGAGGACGGCCGGGAGGTCGCCCACCTCGCCTTCCGCATGGGTGGCCCGCGTCTGCCCGTCACCTCCGCCCTGATCCCGGCCCCGCTGCGAACCCTCGCCCAGCCGAACCTGGAGGGGGGAGAGGGGTGGCTGCTGACGCCGGTAGGGGCGGCTGGCCACGTGACGCCCGCCCGCCTCACCGTCCTGCAGGCCGACGGACTGCGCCCACCTCTGCGCCAGATTCGCCCCCGCCTGACCTTGGGTGTGCCGGACTTCCGGCTGGTGTTTCCCGTCCCCCGGCAGGCATAA
- the cysS gene encoding cysteine--tRNA ligase has product MTPSETPQPDSQIVLYDTMQRQKVPFVPSVPGRVGMYLCGPTVYSDAHLGHAKKEVAFDVIRRALLHFGYTVRYVTNVTDVGHLQNDADEGEDKLQARARLEQLEPMEVADKYFWSIARDMDALNVLKPSINPRATGHIPEQIELIEELIRRGHAYESNGSVYFDVRSWPEYGKLSGRRLDDQEEGTREAVREEKRDPRDFALWKRAEPGHLMRWESPWGVGFPGWHIECSAMSLKYLGEGFDIHGGGLDLQFPHHEAEIAQAEAAGHPFARYWMHNNMVTVGGEKMSKSKGNFTTLKDLLAVHDPMVIRFLLVSSHYRSVTEFSEAAFESARSGYRRLTEALHEVERRLPTAPGRDDPALRQKIAGHVQAFEAAMRDDFNTPKAIAALFGLTTDVNAALNAGEVGREALEAARTAYRTLGGEVLGLFAEGAAEREDDTEVVSALMDLVLRARQHYRLNKQYAQADELRDTLAAVGVTVEDTKEGPRWRR; this is encoded by the coding sequence ATGACCCCAAGCGAGACACCCCAGCCGGATTCACAGATCGTCCTGTATGACACCATGCAGCGCCAGAAGGTGCCCTTCGTCCCCAGTGTGCCGGGTCGAGTGGGCATGTACCTGTGCGGCCCGACTGTCTACTCCGACGCGCACCTCGGGCACGCGAAGAAGGAGGTCGCCTTCGACGTGATCCGCCGGGCGCTGCTGCACTTCGGCTACACGGTGCGCTACGTGACGAATGTGACCGACGTGGGCCACCTCCAGAACGACGCCGACGAGGGCGAGGACAAGCTGCAAGCCCGCGCCCGGCTGGAACAGCTTGAGCCGATGGAGGTCGCCGACAAGTATTTCTGGTCCATCGCCCGCGACATGGACGCGCTGAACGTTCTCAAGCCGTCCATCAACCCGCGGGCGACCGGCCATATCCCCGAGCAGATCGAGCTGATCGAGGAGCTGATCCGGCGGGGCCACGCTTACGAGTCGAACGGCAGCGTGTATTTCGACGTGCGGAGCTGGCCCGAGTACGGCAAGCTTTCGGGGCGCAGGCTGGACGACCAGGAGGAGGGCACCCGCGAGGCCGTGCGCGAGGAGAAACGCGACCCGCGCGACTTCGCCCTGTGGAAGCGGGCCGAGCCGGGGCACCTGATGCGCTGGGAGTCGCCATGGGGGGTGGGTTTCCCGGGGTGGCACATCGAGTGCAGCGCGATGAGCCTGAAGTACCTGGGCGAGGGCTTCGACATCCACGGCGGCGGCCTGGACCTCCAGTTTCCCCACCACGAGGCCGAGATCGCGCAGGCGGAGGCGGCGGGGCACCCCTTCGCCCGCTACTGGATGCACAACAACATGGTCACGGTCGGCGGCGAGAAGATGAGCAAGAGCAAGGGCAACTTCACCACGCTCAAGGACCTGCTCGCCGTCCACGACCCCATGGTGATCCGCTTCCTGCTGGTCAGCAGTCACTACCGCTCGGTGACCGAGTTCTCCGAGGCCGCCTTCGAGAGCGCCCGCAGCGGGTACCGCCGCCTGACCGAGGCGCTGCACGAGGTCGAGCGCCGTCTGCCCACGGCTCCCGGGCGCGACGACCCCGCGCTGCGTCAGAAGATCGCGGGACACGTCCAGGCCTTCGAGGCCGCCATGCGCGACGACTTCAACACGCCCAAAGCCATCGCGGCGCTCTTCGGCCTGACCACCGACGTGAACGCGGCCCTCAACGCCGGGGAGGTGGGGCGGGAGGCGCTGGAGGCGGCCCGGACTGCCTACCGCACCCTGGGCGGGGAAGTCCTGGGCCTCTTCGCAGAAGGCGCGGCCGAGCGCGAGGACGACACCGAGGTCGTGAGTGCCCTGATGGACCTCGTGTTGCGGGCGCGGCAGCACTACCGCCTGAACAAGCAGTACGCGCAGGCCGACGAGCTGCGCGACACCCTCGCCGCCGTGGGCGTGACCGTCGAGGATACCAAGGAGGGGCCGCGCTGGCGGCGCTGA
- a CDS encoding class I SAM-dependent methyltransferase: MSDDHWGEYARATRSGPPRPLLLEVLAHLDADPSPGRALDLGSGAGNDTLELLRRGWSVTALDRNAEALDVLRAQAGDLAGYLTTVHGSFQAAPRRRYRLVYASLSLPFCPPGRFDRTFRGVLARVGVGGWLAATLFGERDGFAGEPGMSFVTLDHLGTLLEGLDVQVLREEEGPRRLALGGEHHGHLLTVIARRPA, encoded by the coding sequence GTGAGTGACGACCACTGGGGCGAGTACGCGCGGGCCACCCGGAGCGGTCCTCCCCGGCCCCTGCTGCTGGAGGTGCTGGCCCATCTGGACGCGGACCCGTCGCCCGGGCGGGCACTGGACCTGGGCAGCGGCGCCGGGAACGACACGCTGGAGTTGCTGCGGCGGGGCTGGTCGGTGACGGCGCTCGACCGGAACGCGGAGGCGCTGGACGTTCTGCGGGCGCAGGCGGGTGACCTGGCGGGGTACCTCACGACCGTCCACGGCTCCTTCCAGGCGGCCCCCCGGCGGCGCTACCGGCTGGTCTATGCCAGCCTGAGCCTCCCCTTCTGCCCGCCGGGACGCTTTGACCGGACCTTCCGGGGCGTTCTGGCGCGGGTCGGTGTAGGCGGCTGGCTCGCCGCCACGCTGTTCGGTGAGCGGGACGGCTTCGCGGGCGAGCCCGGGATGAGTTTCGTGACGCTGGACCACTTGGGCACGTTGCTGGAGGGCCTGGACGTTCAGGTGCTGCGCGAGGAGGAGGGTCCCAGGCGGCTGGCCCTGGGCGGCGAACACCACGGCCACCTCCTGACCGTGATCGCGCGGCGGCCCGCCTGA
- a CDS encoding VOC family protein — MLKHVSFLTRDLAAVLAFYTRLGGVVEKDLTTAEGYRRGVIRLGEGRLQFFEVPGAAPAPHGHWAEHLALHVVGLRDLLPGLRAAGVTVTRDLQLSPRGRTMAFVLDPDGRQVELLEA; from the coding sequence ATGCTCAAACACGTCTCATTCCTGACCCGCGATCTGGCAGCCGTCCTCGCCTTCTACACCCGGCTGGGCGGCGTGGTGGAAAAGGACCTGACCACCGCCGAGGGCTACCGCCGGGGCGTGATCCGGCTGGGCGAGGGACGGCTGCAATTCTTCGAGGTTCCCGGCGCGGCGCCCGCTCCGCACGGGCACTGGGCGGAACACCTTGCGCTGCATGTCGTGGGCTTGCGCGACCTCCTTCCCGGGTTACGGGCGGCAGGCGTCACCGTCACGCGGGACCTCCAGCTCAGCCCGAGGGGACGCACCATGGCCTTTGTCCTCGACCCGGACGGGCGGCAGGTGGAATTGCTGGAGGCGTAG
- a CDS encoding AI-2E family transporter encodes MISPPKALNAFQYVWRSPWVRAAVFLLAFYAAYRLLGQVMTVVVDFAVAFLIAYLANPLLNWLERGRVKRGLGVFFVLLIFVGVFALAGALLVTVAGQLITLLQSLPDQVGRLGDLLDRMGGWLQDRGIPGLDNARERLTTAAEAYVRNLGTNIIPILQNALSSTGTLFSRLVSIGGILGQVLLILLLSVYLMLDYSRVNTALLRAFPRPWQPKVLEFTTLVGTAVGGYVRGQLVIATFIGVFVWLGLSLIGIPSAAAIGFLAGAFNIVPYLGPIIGATPALLLALPFGWVKMLLVVVIFVAANQIEGNFLSPYILSRTTDLHPVTVLVAILVGASLLGFAGALLAVPAVALGKLLLDKYYFPSRVYTEGP; translated from the coding sequence GTGATCTCGCCCCCGAAAGCCCTCAATGCCTTCCAGTATGTGTGGCGCAGCCCCTGGGTCCGGGCGGCCGTGTTCCTGCTGGCCTTTTACGCCGCCTACCGCCTGCTGGGCCAGGTCATGACGGTGGTCGTGGATTTCGCCGTGGCGTTCCTGATCGCGTACCTCGCCAACCCGCTACTCAACTGGCTGGAGCGCGGTCGGGTCAAGCGGGGCCTGGGCGTCTTTTTCGTGCTGCTGATCTTCGTCGGGGTTTTCGCGCTGGCGGGGGCACTGCTCGTGACCGTCGCGGGCCAGCTCATCACCCTGCTCCAGAGCTTGCCCGATCAGGTCGGTCGTCTGGGAGACCTGCTCGACCGGATGGGGGGCTGGCTTCAGGACCGCGGCATCCCGGGGCTCGACAACGCCCGCGAGCGGCTGACGACCGCTGCCGAGGCCTATGTCCGCAACCTGGGCACGAACATCATCCCCATCCTGCAAAACGCCCTGAGTTCCACGGGGACGCTGTTCAGCCGCCTGGTCTCCATCGGCGGCATCCTGGGTCAGGTGCTGCTGATCCTGCTGCTCAGCGTGTACCTGATGCTGGACTACAGCCGGGTGAACACGGCGCTGCTGCGCGCCTTTCCCCGGCCCTGGCAGCCGAAGGTGCTGGAATTCACCACCCTGGTCGGCACGGCGGTCGGCGGGTATGTGCGCGGGCAGCTCGTGATCGCCACCTTCATCGGCGTGTTCGTGTGGCTGGGCCTCAGCCTGATCGGCATTCCCAGCGCCGCCGCCATCGGCTTTCTCGCCGGGGCCTTCAACATCGTGCCGTACCTGGGTCCGATCATCGGCGCCACGCCCGCGCTGCTGCTGGCCCTGCCCTTCGGCTGGGTCAAGATGCTCCTCGTCGTCGTGATCTTCGTCGCCGCCAACCAGATCGAGGGGAACTTCCTGAGCCCCTACATCCTCAGCCGCACAACCGACTTGCACCCCGTCACGGTGCTCGTCGCCATCCTGGTCGGGGCGTCGCTGCTGGGCTTCGCCGGGGCGCTCCTGGCCGTGCCTGCCGTGGCGCTGGGCAAGCTGCTGCTGGACAAGTATTACTTCCCCAGCCGGGTCTATACAGAAGGACCCTAG
- a CDS encoding M1 family metallopeptidase, translating to MRPFRKRRGLFVLSALLIGLSSATQLQPTPRPLEAPRTLNDPIFPGLGQLGLDVRHYDVALTVAEPGTPDLRGVVTLTLGATRPLGEVRLDFLGPTVTAARWDGRAVPFRVDSGAQKLIVTPPSPLLPGQEARLTVEYRGRPGVVRDPDFSTPMELGWQSVPAAGGRPGANFTLSEPNGTHTFLPSNDHPSDKATFTTRVTVPADYTAAASGVEGPVASGNGTRTFVFTQAQPIPTYALGILVNRFERVTGPAVPVGVNGSPVARRDYFLTDTPQATRTVFARTDEMLRVLSGWFGPYPFAAYGVALVTPRLPALETATLSTIPPNLSTERAAAHELAHQWFGDDISLARWADVWLNEGFAAYSELLWTESQGGDGQAYAARWYANLEREGTRPLVARRAEQLFDLSAYQRGALALHALRAAIGDAAFRDFLHAYTARFSGRSLDTSTFLAFARTQAGPAGEAALRLWVESPGLPPLPVVGR from the coding sequence ATGCGTCCTTTCCGCAAGCGGCGGGGCCTGTTCGTCCTGAGTGCCCTCCTGATCGGCCTGTCCTCCGCCACCCAGCTCCAACCCACACCGCGGCCCCTGGAAGCCCCACGCACGCTGAACGACCCGATCTTCCCGGGCCTCGGGCAGCTTGGGCTGGACGTGCGCCACTACGACGTGGCGCTCACGGTGGCGGAGCCGGGGACGCCTGACCTGCGGGGCGTGGTCACCCTCACGCTGGGGGCAACTCGGCCGCTGGGTGAGGTGCGGCTGGACTTCCTCGGGCCGACCGTCACCGCCGCGCGCTGGGACGGCCGGGCGGTGCCCTTCCGGGTGGATTCGGGGGCACAGAAACTGATCGTGACGCCTCCCTCTCCCCTGCTGCCGGGACAGGAGGCCAGGCTGACCGTCGAGTACCGGGGCAGGCCGGGCGTGGTCCGCGACCCCGACTTCAGCACGCCGATGGAGCTGGGCTGGCAGAGTGTGCCCGCCGCCGGGGGGCGGCCCGGGGCGAACTTCACCCTCAGTGAGCCCAACGGGACGCACACCTTCCTGCCCTCGAACGACCATCCCTCCGACAAGGCGACCTTCACCACCCGTGTCACGGTCCCGGCGGATTACACGGCGGCGGCGAGCGGGGTCGAGGGTCCCGTGGCCTCGGGGAACGGGACGCGCACGTTCGTCTTCACTCAGGCGCAGCCCATTCCGACGTACGCGCTGGGCATCCTCGTGAACCGCTTCGAGCGGGTGACCGGTCCGGCGGTTCCTGTCGGGGTGAACGGCTCGCCCGTCGCGCGGCGCGACTACTTCCTGACGGATACGCCGCAGGCCACCCGCACCGTCTTCGCCCGCACGGACGAGATGCTGCGGGTGCTGTCGGGCTGGTTCGGCCCCTACCCCTTCGCCGCGTACGGGGTGGCGCTCGTGACGCCGCGGCTGCCCGCGCTGGAGACGGCAACGCTGAGCACCATCCCCCCCAACCTGAGCACCGAGCGCGCCGCCGCCCACGAACTCGCGCACCAGTGGTTCGGCGACGACATTTCCCTCGCCCGCTGGGCCGACGTGTGGCTGAACGAGGGCTTCGCCGCCTATTCCGAGTTGCTGTGGACCGAGAGTCAGGGGGGCGACGGGCAGGCCTACGCCGCACGCTGGTACGCCAACCTGGAGCGGGAGGGCACCCGGCCCCTGGTGGCGCGGCGGGCCGAGCAACTCTTCGACCTGAGCGCCTACCAGCGCGGCGCCCTGGCCCTGCACGCCCTGCGCGCGGCGATTGGGGACGCGGCCTTCCGCGACTTCCTGCACGCCTACACTGCCCGATTCTCGGGGCGAAGTCTGGACACGTCGACCTTCCTCGCCTTCGCCCGGACCCAGGCGGGACCGGCGGGCGAGGCGGCCCTGCGCCTGTGGGTGGAGTCGCCGGGGTTGCCGCCGTTGCCAGTGGTGGGGCGTTAG
- a CDS encoding cupin domain-containing protein: MPTADRSPLIAPDDGHALLNPIGGYMTLKLRDAMTAGAYSVHENVLPAGSPGPRPHLHRYHQETFYVLEGELTVRVGEQTLQAPAGSFVVIPRGVVHQPSNPGAQPTRVLLIFSPGGMDRFFIEAAEGRHPLQARVEAPDVLEQLQAFTTRYGYEFAEWPEGT; the protein is encoded by the coding sequence ATGCCAACCGCAGACCGAAGCCCCCTGATCGCCCCGGACGACGGCCACGCCCTGCTCAATCCTATCGGCGGGTACATGACGCTGAAGCTGCGCGACGCCATGACGGCGGGCGCCTACTCCGTCCACGAGAACGTGCTTCCGGCAGGCTCACCGGGACCCCGGCCGCACCTACACCGCTACCACCAGGAAACGTTTTACGTGCTGGAGGGCGAACTGACCGTGCGGGTAGGCGAGCAGACCCTCCAGGCACCCGCAGGTTCGTTCGTGGTGATTCCGAGGGGCGTGGTGCATCAGCCGTCGAACCCCGGCGCCCAGCCGACGCGTGTGTTGCTCATCTTCTCGCCGGGGGGAATGGACAGGTTCTTCATTGAGGCCGCTGAGGGCCGTCATCCCTTGCAGGCGAGGGTGGAGGCCCCCGACGTGCTGGAACAGTTGCAGGCTTTCACCACGCGGTACGGCTACGAATTCGCGGAGTGGCCGGAAGGCACCTGA
- a CDS encoding chlorite dismutase family protein has translation MMVDLDPSGQVTQREPDRAQRQFLNYAFYKLDPAFRRLPQTEREELKAEFLAAAQGWVDEAPAEKGIIQRAYSLVGVRGDVDFMLWRIAFDVREFQDAQARLNRTRLMGYLTQPFNFVSMQKRSQYVNRIEGSGHGLEILPGQGKYLFIYPFIKTRPWYDLTPHSRQGMMDEHIYASGPFKGVRINTSYSYGIDDQEFVVSFDSDYPQEFVDLVHRLRYTEASMYTLRDTPMFTCVKKELADAMGDLG, from the coding sequence ATGATGGTGGACCTCGACCCCAGCGGGCAGGTCACGCAGCGTGAGCCCGACCGCGCCCAGCGCCAGTTCCTGAATTACGCCTTCTACAAGCTCGACCCCGCCTTCCGCCGCCTGCCCCAGACCGAGCGCGAGGAGTTGAAGGCTGAGTTCCTGGCCGCCGCTCAGGGCTGGGTGGATGAGGCGCCCGCCGAGAAGGGCATCATCCAGCGCGCCTACAGTCTGGTCGGGGTGCGCGGTGACGTGGACTTCATGCTGTGGCGGATCGCCTTTGATGTCCGCGAGTTTCAGGACGCGCAGGCCCGGCTCAATCGCACCCGGCTGATGGGCTACCTCACGCAGCCCTTCAACTTCGTCTCGATGCAGAAGCGCAGTCAGTACGTCAACCGCATTGAGGGCAGCGGGCACGGCCTGGAAATCCTGCCGGGACAGGGCAAGTACCTGTTCATCTACCCCTTCATCAAGACCCGCCCCTGGTACGACCTGACGCCGCACTCGCGTCAGGGCATGATGGACGAGCACATCTACGCCTCCGGCCCCTTCAAGGGTGTGCGGATTAACACCTCGTACTCCTACGGCATTGACGACCAGGAGTTCGTGGTCAGTTTCGACTCCGACTACCCGCAGGAGTTTGTGGACCTCGTTCACCGGCTGCGCTACACCGAGGCAAGCATGTACACGCTGCGCGACACGCCGATGTTCACTTGTGTGAAGAAGGAACTGGCGGACGCAATGGGGGACTTGGGGTAG
- a CDS encoding response regulator has product MTNPAPTDMALPSSPPVRVLLVDDHAVVRQGLRLFLGLDPQIEVVGEAANGEEALAETDRLNPDVVVMDLMMPVMDGIQATRLLRRQHPDIEVIALTSTLEEHKVNGAIDAGAMGYMLKDASSDTLADAIHAAARGEVRLHPEAARRLVRDFRTPEMRETLTPKEVIVLQLIARGYSNRDIAADQGVTEATVKTHVSRLLSKLGLESRTQAALYALRHGLASLEEGSG; this is encoded by the coding sequence ATGACCAACCCCGCCCCGACCGATATGGCCCTCCCGTCCTCCCCCCCCGTGCGCGTGCTGCTGGTGGACGACCACGCCGTCGTGCGCCAGGGCCTGCGCCTTTTCCTGGGCCTGGACCCGCAGATCGAGGTCGTCGGCGAGGCCGCCAACGGCGAGGAGGCCCTGGCCGAAACCGACCGCCTGAACCCCGACGTGGTCGTGATGGACCTGATGATGCCCGTGATGGACGGCATCCAGGCCACCCGGCTGCTGCGCCGCCAGCATCCCGATATCGAGGTGATCGCCCTGACGAGCACCCTGGAGGAACACAAGGTCAACGGCGCCATCGACGCCGGGGCGATGGGCTACATGCTCAAGGACGCCTCCTCGGACACGCTGGCCGACGCGATCCACGCCGCCGCCCGGGGCGAAGTGCGCCTGCACCCGGAAGCCGCCCGCCGCCTGGTGCGCGACTTCCGCACCCCCGAGATGCGCGAGACGCTGACGCCCAAGGAGGTGATCGTGCTGCAACTCATCGCGCGGGGGTACTCGAACCGTGACATCGCCGCCGACCAGGGCGTGACCGAGGCGACGGTGAAGACGCACGTCAGCCGCCTGCTGAGCAAACTGGGGCTGGAGAGCCGAACGCAGGCGGCACTCTACGCGCTACGACACGGGCTGGCGAGTCTGGAGGAGGGAAGCGGGTAA
- a CDS encoding aldo/keto reductase — MEYRKLLGTDLTLSAVGFGVWTVGTTWWGVKDEEMAVRLLRRAFDLGITFFDNADTYASGRAEEIQRRALGDVRGQIVIGSKFGYDIYTHPERPGQQERPHDWTPEYLRKALEGSLRRLGTDYIDYYQLHNCRVDAIQKDDLWAELETLKGEGLIRAYGTALGPALNERQIEEGTLSIRLRHAPTQIIYNLLEQVLGERILPVAEQEGVGVMARVPHASGLLEGYMTLDTQFEPGDHRNWRLTTNARRKAWMEDGLKKVEQLNAEFVEGRGRTIGQLALQFALRSPAMAGVLPNIYDEKGLTEYAATFQAAPLSDAEYDAIQALYRTNFGLETDLRGQAVAQ; from the coding sequence ATGGAATACCGGAAGTTGCTCGGCACGGACCTGACCCTGAGCGCGGTGGGGTTCGGCGTGTGGACGGTCGGCACGACGTGGTGGGGCGTGAAGGACGAGGAGATGGCCGTGCGGCTGCTGCGCCGGGCCTTCGACCTCGGCATCACCTTTTTCGACAACGCGGACACCTACGCCTCGGGCCGCGCGGAGGAGATTCAGCGCCGCGCACTGGGCGATGTGCGCGGCCAGATCGTGATCGGCTCGAAGTTCGGCTACGACATCTACACCCACCCCGAGCGCCCCGGCCAGCAGGAGCGCCCGCACGACTGGACGCCCGAATATCTCCGCAAGGCGCTGGAAGGCTCGCTGAGGCGGCTGGGCACCGACTACATCGACTACTACCAGCTTCACAACTGCCGGGTGGACGCTATTCAGAAGGATGACCTCTGGGCCGAGCTGGAAACGCTCAAGGGAGAGGGCCTGATCCGCGCCTACGGCACTGCCCTGGGACCGGCACTGAACGAGCGGCAGATCGAGGAGGGCACCCTGAGCATCCGGCTGCGTCACGCCCCCACCCAGATCATCTACAACCTGCTGGAGCAGGTCCTCGGCGAGCGGATTCTCCCCGTCGCCGAGCAGGAGGGGGTGGGCGTGATGGCCCGCGTGCCCCATGCCTCCGGGCTCTTGGAGGGGTACATGACCCTCGACACCCAGTTCGAGCCGGGCGACCACCGCAACTGGCGCCTGACCACCAACGCCCGCCGCAAGGCCTGGATGGAGGACGGCCTGAAGAAGGTCGAGCAACTGAACGCGGAGTTTGTGGAGGGCCGGGGCCGTACCATCGGCCAGCTCGCCCTCCAGTTCGCGCTGCGCTCCCCCGCGATGGCAGGCGTCCTCCCCAACATCTACGACGAGAAGGGGCTTACGGAATACGCCGCAACCTTCCAGGCGGCACCCCTGAGCGATGCCGAGTACGACGCGATTCAGGCGCTGTACCGGACGAACTTCGGCCTGGAGACGGACCTGCGCGGCCAGGCGGTGGCGCAGTGA
- a CDS encoding alpha/beta fold hydrolase encodes MQISVNGASLHLLERGNGPPLLLLSGGGGCPNYLAPVAELLPGFRCLLPDPRGTGRSTGGVYGLRTALDDLEAIREALGLLAHSGLLVGRGPRVGVHIDPRRADDPAGELGRNRHPKRPQLARRL; translated from the coding sequence GTGCAGATCAGCGTCAATGGCGCCTCCCTCCACCTTCTCGAGCGTGGCAACGGCCCGCCACTGTTGCTGCTCAGTGGCGGGGGCGGCTGTCCCAACTATCTCGCGCCCGTAGCAGAGTTGCTGCCCGGATTCCGCTGCCTGCTCCCCGACCCACGCGGGACCGGGCGAAGTACGGGTGGCGTTTATGGCCTGAGGACGGCGCTGGACGACCTGGAGGCCATCCGGGAAGCGCTGGGACTGCTGGCTCATTCTGGGCTACTCGTGGGACGCGGACCCAGGGTTGGCGTGCACATTGACCCACGCCGAGCAGATGACCCGGCTGGTGAGCTGGGCCGGAACCGGCATCCAAAACGACCGCAATTGGCACGCCGCCTATGA